From the genome of Mesorhizobium japonicum MAFF 303099, one region includes:
- a CDS encoding HugZ family protein produces the protein MDDRKKDVIRQTDAEAIRLAKTLLRSARFGALAVLEPRTGSPLASRVGVATDIDGAPLILVSMLSAHTPAMLADPRCSLLLGEPGKGDPLAHPRLSLICQASRLERGSDAHTRAERRYLNRNPKANLYAGLGDFSIFRLEPQRASLNGGFGKAYLLDRSDLVTVGPIVQELAASEQSAIEHMNADHLDAIAVYAHDYAGASSDGWGIAGLDADGMDLVSGDNVCRVFFPQPLIAARELRPVLVEMARGGRAARQANNET, from the coding sequence TTGGACGATCGAAAGAAGGACGTGATCCGCCAAACCGACGCCGAGGCGATCCGGTTGGCGAAGACGCTTCTGCGCAGCGCCCGCTTCGGCGCCCTGGCGGTGCTGGAGCCGCGGACCGGGTCGCCGCTGGCGAGCCGGGTCGGCGTCGCCACCGACATCGACGGCGCGCCGCTGATCCTGGTCTCGATGCTCTCGGCGCACACGCCCGCCATGCTTGCCGATCCGCGCTGTTCCCTGCTGCTCGGCGAGCCCGGCAAAGGCGACCCGCTGGCGCATCCGCGCTTGTCGCTGATCTGCCAGGCATCGCGGCTCGAGCGTGGCTCTGACGCGCACACCCGCGCCGAGCGCCGCTATCTCAACCGCAATCCCAAGGCGAACCTCTATGCCGGGCTCGGCGACTTCTCGATCTTTCGCCTCGAGCCGCAGCGCGCCAGCCTCAATGGCGGCTTCGGCAAGGCCTATCTGCTCGATCGCTCCGATCTCGTCACTGTCGGCCCCATCGTCCAAGAGCTTGCGGCGAGCGAACAATCCGCCATCGAGCACATGAACGCGGACCATCTGGACGCGATCGCCGTTTACGCGCATGATTACGCCGGGGCATCTTCCGACGGCTGGGGCATCGCCGGTTTGGACGCCGATGGCATGGATCTCGTGTCGGGAGACAATGTTTGCCGGGTATTCTTTCCACAACCCCTGATAGCGGCGCGGGAATTACGGCCCGTTCTGGTCGAAATGGCCAGGGGCGGCCGCGCGGCCAGGCAGGCAAATAATGAAACTTAA
- a CDS encoding ArsR/SmtB family transcription factor, with translation MVSTKLIANAESAAEFLMLMGNEKRLLIMSYLIDGEMSVGAIADKVMLSQSALSQHLAKLRALDLVETRRDRQMIYYSCKSDAVRELLVVLDGIFGTGKEDLSQMAQRLRRAGT, from the coding sequence ATGGTCTCGACAAAGCTAATCGCCAACGCCGAATCTGCTGCCGAATTTTTGATGCTCATGGGCAACGAAAAGCGGCTGTTGATTATGAGCTATCTGATCGACGGTGAAATGTCGGTCGGCGCCATCGCCGACAAGGTGATGCTCAGCCAATCCGCGCTCTCGCAGCATCTGGCCAAGCTGCGGGCGCTTGACCTCGTGGAAACCCGCCGCGACCGTCAGATGATCTATTACTCCTGCAAATCCGACGCGGTGCGCGAGCTGCTTGTCGTGCTGGATGGTATTTTCGGCACCGGCAAGGAGGACCTGTCCCAGATGGCGCAGAGATTGCGCCGCGCCGGGACTTGA
- a CDS encoding TrmH family RNA methyltransferase — MDPIRIDDPRDSRVAAYLDIRERDLAGRQGRFVAEGKVVLDLLLSSGRFGAESVLVLENRLGGLEDILHKAPADLPVYVVTSAVMDAIAGFHMHRGILAIGRKATPQAPGPLLDALPDQALVLVLVGIANHDNMGSIFRNAAAFGADAVLMDTTCCDPLYRKAIRVSVGAALKIPFASFTDTSGFTAMLAERGFEQLALSPRGRTDIRDAKPAERLALYLGTEGEGLPERLLARLQTVRITMSKGFDSLNVAAASAIALHHFSHR; from the coding sequence ATGGACCCAATCCGCATCGACGATCCACGGGATTCACGCGTCGCCGCCTATCTCGATATCCGCGAACGCGATCTCGCCGGCCGGCAAGGCCGTTTCGTCGCCGAAGGCAAGGTGGTCCTCGATCTGCTTCTGTCGTCCGGCCGCTTCGGCGCCGAATCCGTTCTTGTCCTGGAAAACCGGCTCGGCGGCCTGGAGGACATCCTGCACAAGGCGCCGGCGGACCTGCCGGTCTATGTCGTCACCAGCGCGGTGATGGATGCGATCGCCGGCTTCCATATGCATCGCGGCATCCTGGCCATCGGCCGCAAGGCGACGCCGCAAGCGCCCGGGCCGTTGCTGGATGCCTTGCCCGACCAGGCATTGGTGCTGGTGCTCGTCGGCATCGCCAACCACGACAATATGGGCTCGATCTTCCGCAATGCCGCCGCCTTCGGCGCCGATGCGGTGCTGATGGATACGACATGCTGCGATCCGCTGTACCGCAAGGCGATCCGCGTTTCCGTCGGCGCCGCGCTCAAGATCCCGTTTGCGTCCTTCACCGACACATCAGGCTTTACCGCGATGCTCGCCGAACGGGGTTTTGAACAACTTGCCCTATCGCCGCGCGGACGAACCGACATACGCGATGCAAAGCCGGCCGAGCGCCTGGCGCTCTATCTCGGCACCGAGGGCGAAGGCCTGCCCGAACGCCTGCTTGCGCGCCTGCAAACCGTGCGGATCACCATGTCGAAAGGCTTCGACAGCCTGAACGTCGCGGCAGCGTCAGCCATTGCCCTGCATCACTTCTCGCATCGTTGA
- a CDS encoding DUF1134 domain-containing protein, with amino-acid sequence MAITLMGVLVFSTSALRAQEYTAQEIIDSGHKFFGATSGGLATVVEKIFASYGLPNGYLLGEEGSGALIGGLTYGEGTLYTKNAGDHKVFWQGPSLGWDFGGEGSRVMMLVYNLDDVSNLYNRYGGVAGSAYVVAGVGFNVLKNNNVLLVPIRTGVGARLGVNLGYLKLTERATWNPF; translated from the coding sequence ATGGCGATCACGCTCATGGGCGTCCTCGTTTTCTCGACTTCAGCCCTGCGGGCCCAGGAGTACACCGCTCAGGAGATTATCGATTCCGGTCACAAGTTCTTCGGCGCGACATCGGGTGGGCTCGCCACCGTCGTCGAGAAGATCTTCGCCTCCTACGGCTTGCCCAATGGCTATCTGCTCGGTGAGGAGGGGTCGGGCGCGCTGATCGGCGGCCTGACCTACGGCGAAGGCACGCTCTACACCAAGAATGCCGGCGATCACAAAGTGTTCTGGCAAGGCCCGTCGCTGGGCTGGGATTTCGGCGGCGAGGGGTCCCGGGTGATGATGCTGGTCTACAATCTCGACGATGTCAGCAACCTCTACAACCGCTATGGCGGCGTCGCCGGTTCGGCCTATGTGGTGGCGGGCGTCGGCTTCAATGTGCTGAAGAACAACAATGTGCTCCTGGTGCCGATCCGCACCGGCGTCGGCGCCCGGCTCGGTGTCAATCTCGGCTATCTGAAGCTGACCGAGCGGGCGACCTGGAATCCGTTCTAA
- the chpT gene encoding histidine phosphotransferase ChpT: protein MADLFTLSAPDLAALLCSRVCHDIISPVGAINNGLELLDEGGADEDAMRLIRQSARNASARLQFARIAFGAAGSAGMLIDTGDAEAVAIAFLKNEKPELTWNGARALLPKNKVKLLLNLILVANAAIPRGGKLVVTLENLETEPRISLSASGPMLRVPPKFLELHSGHKPEEPIDAHSVQPYYTLLLAREAGMTISIHATAEEIVLSAA from the coding sequence ATGGCCGATCTGTTCACCCTTTCCGCGCCTGACCTCGCGGCGCTTCTGTGCAGCCGCGTCTGCCACGACATCATCTCGCCGGTCGGCGCGATCAATAACGGGCTTGAACTGCTTGACGAGGGCGGCGCCGACGAAGACGCCATGCGGCTCATCCGCCAGAGCGCCAGGAATGCCTCGGCGCGGTTGCAGTTCGCCCGCATCGCCTTCGGCGCGGCAGGCTCCGCCGGCATGCTGATCGACACCGGCGACGCCGAAGCGGTGGCGATCGCCTTCCTCAAGAACGAAAAGCCGGAACTGACCTGGAACGGGGCACGCGCGCTGCTGCCCAAGAACAAGGTCAAGCTGCTGCTCAACCTGATCCTGGTCGCCAACGCTGCCATTCCGCGTGGCGGCAAGCTGGTCGTCACCCTCGAGAATCTTGAAACCGAGCCACGCATTTCCCTTTCGGCAAGCGGCCCGATGCTGCGCGTGCCACCGAAATTCCTCGAACTGCATTCCGGTCACAAGCCGGAAGAGCCGATCGATGCGCATTCGGTGCAGCCCTACTACACGCTGCTGCTGGCCCGCGAGGCCGGCATGACGATATCGATCCATGCGACGGCGGAAGAAATCGTGCTTTCGGCAGCCTGA
- a CDS encoding response regulator: MKRCMFVDDSSVIRKVAKRILGGSDMVVIEAASGLDALEMCAADMPDIIVVDGALPDVQAVDLIRRVRAMESPTRPQILISLVELDIASIMRAKRAGAQGYLLKPFNRPQLLERFRNLKIAA, translated from the coding sequence ATGAAACGCTGTATGTTCGTCGACGATTCAAGCGTCATCAGGAAGGTTGCAAAACGCATCCTGGGCGGTTCCGACATGGTGGTCATCGAAGCAGCCAGCGGGCTTGATGCCCTGGAGATGTGCGCCGCCGACATGCCCGACATCATCGTCGTCGACGGCGCCCTGCCCGATGTGCAGGCGGTTGACCTCATCCGCCGTGTGCGCGCCATGGAAAGCCCGACAAGGCCGCAGATCCTGATCTCGCTGGTCGAGCTCGACATCGCCTCGATCATGCGGGCCAAGCGAGCCGGCGCCCAAGGCTATCTCCTGAAACCGTTCAATCGCCCGCAACTGCTCGAGCGTTTTCGCAACCTGAAAATCGCCGCTTGA
- the ctrA gene encoding response regulator transcription factor CtrA encodes MRVLLIEDDSATAQSIELMLKSESFNVYTTDLGEEGVDLGKLYDYDIILLDLNLPDMSGYEVLRTLRLSKVKTPILILSGMAGIEDKVRGLGFGADDYMTKPFHKDELVARIHAIVRRSKGHAQSVITTGDLVVNLDAKTVEVGGQRVHLTGKEYQMLELLSLRKGTTLTKEMFLNHLYGGMDEPELKIIDVFICKLRKKLDAASGGQNYIETVWGRGYVLREPEDIRVSA; translated from the coding sequence ATGCGTGTTCTGCTGATAGAAGATGACAGTGCAACCGCACAAAGCATCGAACTGATGCTGAAATCGGAGAGTTTCAATGTCTATACGACGGACCTCGGCGAAGAGGGTGTCGATCTGGGCAAACTCTACGACTACGACATCATCCTTCTCGATCTCAACCTGCCCGACATGTCCGGCTACGAGGTCTTGAGAACGCTTCGCCTCTCCAAGGTAAAGACGCCGATCCTGATCCTCTCCGGCATGGCCGGCATCGAGGACAAGGTCCGTGGCCTCGGCTTCGGCGCTGACGACTACATGACCAAGCCGTTCCACAAGGACGAGCTGGTGGCCCGCATCCATGCCATCGTGCGACGCTCCAAGGGCCATGCCCAGTCGGTCATCACCACCGGTGACCTGGTGGTCAACCTCGACGCCAAGACCGTCGAGGTCGGCGGCCAGCGCGTGCACCTCACCGGCAAGGAATACCAGATGCTGGAGCTGCTCTCGCTGCGCAAGGGCACAACGCTCACCAAGGAAATGTTCCTCAACCACCTCTATGGCGGCATGGACGAGCCGGAATTGAAGATCATCGACGTCTTCATCTGCAAATTGCGCAAGAAGCTCGACGCCGCATCCGGTGGCCAGAACTACATCGAGACGGTCTGGGGCCGCGGCTACGTGCTGCGCGAACCCGAAGACATCCGCGTCAGCGCCTGA
- a CDS encoding flagellar export protein FliJ yields MKSRENLVRLKQFQVNEKRRQLLQLDMMIAEFERMAVELELQITAEEKKAGITDINHFAYPTFAKAARLRRDNLRNSQSDLAQQRSAAESLLGEAEAELSKAEMLESRDTKVREAETGGRSAMIG; encoded by the coding sequence ATGAAGTCACGTGAAAACCTCGTTCGGCTGAAACAGTTTCAGGTGAATGAGAAGCGGCGGCAGCTGCTGCAGCTCGACATGATGATCGCCGAGTTCGAACGCATGGCCGTCGAACTGGAGCTTCAGATCACCGCCGAGGAAAAGAAAGCCGGCATCACCGACATCAATCATTTCGCCTATCCGACCTTCGCCAAGGCGGCGCGCTTGCGCCGCGACAACCTCAGAAATTCGCAAAGCGACCTCGCCCAACAGCGAAGCGCTGCCGAATCATTACTCGGTGAAGCTGAAGCGGAGCTTTCCAAGGCCGAAATGCTGGAGTCGCGCGACACCAAGGTCCGCGAAGCCGAAACCGGTGGCCGTAGCGCCATGATCGGCTGA
- a CDS encoding winged helix-turn-helix transcriptional regulator — translation MDSDDDSPFGYDAFRRTCPSHTVLEMLASKWVYLVVCALRKGRLRNGELARKLEGITPKMLAQTLRVLERDGLVRREIFPVIPPRVEYELTELGQNLGGLLTQIRAWAEQHAPDIKDARAKAIAFSEGDWAA, via the coding sequence ATGGATAGTGATGACGACTCCCCTTTCGGCTATGATGCGTTCCGGCGGACCTGCCCTTCGCACACGGTGCTCGAGATGCTGGCCAGCAAATGGGTCTATCTGGTGGTGTGCGCGCTGCGCAAAGGCCGGCTGCGCAATGGCGAACTTGCCCGCAAGCTCGAAGGCATCACGCCCAAGATGCTGGCGCAGACATTGCGCGTGCTGGAGCGTGACGGCCTGGTGCGGCGTGAGATCTTTCCGGTCATTCCGCCGCGCGTCGAATATGAATTGACCGAGCTCGGCCAGAATCTGGGGGGACTGCTGACCCAGATCAGGGCATGGGCGGAGCAGCACGCGCCTGACATCAAGGATGCCCGCGCCAAGGCGATTGCCTTCAGTGAAGGGGATTGGGCCGCCTAG
- a CDS encoding NADP-dependent oxidoreductase, with protein sequence MRAVIQNSFGGPEILVVANQPDPAPKAGEVLVRVRAAGINPVDGAVRAGYYPLLGEPPFILGWDISGTVEALGAGVTGLKVGDEVFGMPRFPKQAAAYAELAVVPADEVAPKPKAADHIQAGALPLAGLTAWQGLVRHGALKSGQRVLVHAAAGGVGHLAVQIAKARGAYVIATASPNKLDFVRKLSADEVIDYTQGDFAGRISDIDLVLDPIGGEHAERSLKVIRNGGVLVSLLDLNEATRALASARDIRVERMSVVPDREGLMELGRLIDANKLTVHVAKSFPLEESGAAHAFLATKPIGKVALTV encoded by the coding sequence ATGCGTGCCGTTATTCAGAATTCCTTCGGCGGACCCGAAATCCTTGTCGTTGCCAACCAGCCCGATCCCGCTCCCAAGGCCGGTGAAGTGCTGGTCCGCGTCAGGGCGGCCGGCATCAATCCGGTCGATGGCGCCGTGCGCGCCGGCTACTATCCGCTGCTCGGAGAGCCGCCCTTCATCCTCGGCTGGGATATTTCGGGAACCGTCGAGGCGCTCGGCGCCGGCGTCACCGGCCTCAAGGTCGGCGATGAGGTGTTCGGCATGCCGCGCTTTCCCAAGCAGGCGGCGGCTTACGCCGAGCTTGCCGTCGTGCCGGCCGACGAGGTCGCGCCGAAGCCGAAGGCGGCGGACCATATCCAGGCAGGCGCGTTGCCGCTGGCCGGTCTGACCGCCTGGCAGGGCCTTGTCCGCCATGGCGCCTTGAAATCGGGCCAGCGCGTGCTGGTGCATGCGGCGGCGGGCGGCGTCGGCCATCTGGCAGTGCAGATCGCTAAGGCGCGCGGCGCTTATGTCATCGCCACAGCCAGCCCCAACAAGCTCGATTTCGTCCGCAAGCTCAGCGCCGACGAGGTCATCGACTACACTCAAGGCGATTTTGCCGGCCGGATCAGCGACATCGATCTGGTGCTCGACCCAATCGGCGGCGAGCACGCCGAACGCTCGCTCAAGGTCATCAGGAATGGCGGCGTGCTGGTGTCCTTGCTGGACCTCAACGAGGCCACCAGGGCGCTGGCCAGCGCGCGCGACATCCGTGTCGAGCGCATGTCCGTCGTGCCTGACCGCGAAGGCCTGATGGAGCTTGGCCGGTTGATCGACGCGAACAAGCTCACCGTTCATGTGGCCAAGAGCTTCCCGCTCGAAGAGTCCGGGGCCGCTCACGCCTTTCTCGCCACCAAGCCGATCGGCAAGGTGGCGTTGACGGTTTGA
- a CDS encoding DUF1153 domain-containing protein, with protein MTDLVRPRVKYVIGPDGSPLTIADLPPTNTRRWVIRRKAEVVAAVRGGLLSLEEACQRYKLTTEEFLSWQASIDEYGLAGLRTTRIQQYRH; from the coding sequence ATGACCGATCTGGTTAGACCTAGAGTTAAGTATGTTATCGGGCCTGACGGCAGCCCTCTCACGATTGCCGATCTGCCGCCGACCAATACGCGTCGCTGGGTTATCCGGCGCAAGGCGGAAGTGGTCGCGGCGGTGCGTGGCGGGCTTTTGAGCCTCGAAGAGGCATGCCAGCGCTACAAGCTGACCACCGAGGAATTCCTGTCCTGGCAGGCGTCGATCGACGAATATGGCCTTGCCGGGCTGCGCACCACGCGCATCCAGCAATACCGGCACTAG
- the mnmA gene encoding tRNA 2-thiouridine(34) synthase MnmA produces the protein MNSLDLPGRPENTRIVVAMSGGVDSSVVAGLLKREGYDVVGVTLQLYDHGAATHRAGSCCAGQDIDDARRVSETLGIPHYVLDYEERFRKAVIDPFAESYVAGETPIPCVSCNQTVKFADLLATAKELGADALATGHYIRSGANGAHRALYRPVDADRDQSYFLFATTQAQIDYLRFPLGGLSKPQVRAIAEEMGLTVAAKQDSQDICFVPQGKYSDIIAKLKPAAANPGDIVHIDGRVLGRHEGILRYTIGQRRGIGIASGEPLYVVHLDAERARVVVGPREALETHKIYLRNMNWLGDGPLGDIPEGGLELFAKVRSTRPPRPAVLRYVAGVTSVELADGESGIAPGQACVLYSDDGNEARVFGGGFIERSERGAEAEAMLTKLAARPAQIPAE, from the coding sequence ATGAACAGTCTCGACCTTCCCGGACGTCCCGAAAACACCCGCATCGTCGTCGCCATGTCGGGCGGCGTGGACTCGTCCGTGGTCGCCGGCCTGTTGAAACGCGAAGGTTACGATGTCGTCGGCGTCACCTTGCAGCTTTACGATCACGGCGCGGCCACGCACCGGGCCGGTTCATGCTGCGCGGGACAGGACATTGATGATGCCCGCCGTGTTTCCGAGACGCTTGGCATTCCCCACTATGTGCTCGATTACGAGGAGCGCTTCCGCAAGGCGGTCATCGACCCCTTCGCCGAGAGCTATGTCGCCGGCGAGACGCCGATCCCTTGCGTCTCCTGCAACCAGACCGTGAAGTTCGCAGACCTCCTCGCCACCGCCAAGGAACTGGGCGCCGACGCGCTCGCCACCGGTCATTACATCCGCTCCGGCGCCAATGGCGCCCACCGCGCGCTCTACCGGCCGGTCGATGCCGACCGCGACCAGAGCTATTTCCTGTTCGCCACCACGCAGGCGCAGATCGACTATCTGCGCTTTCCCCTGGGCGGCCTGTCGAAGCCGCAGGTGCGCGCCATAGCCGAGGAGATGGGGCTGACGGTGGCTGCCAAGCAGGACAGCCAGGACATCTGCTTCGTGCCGCAAGGCAAATATTCCGACATCATCGCCAAGCTGAAGCCGGCCGCCGCCAATCCGGGCGACATCGTCCATATCGACGGCCGCGTGCTCGGCCGCCATGAGGGCATATTGCGCTACACGATCGGCCAGCGCCGCGGCATCGGCATCGCCTCCGGCGAGCCGCTCTATGTCGTCCATCTCGATGCCGAACGGGCCCGCGTTGTCGTCGGCCCGCGCGAGGCGCTGGAGACGCACAAGATCTATCTGCGCAACATGAACTGGCTTGGCGACGGACCGCTCGGTGATATTCCCGAAGGCGGCCTCGAACTGTTCGCCAAGGTGCGCTCGACCAGGCCGCCGCGTCCGGCGGTGCTGCGCTACGTCGCTGGAGTGACGTCGGTCGAACTGGCCGACGGCGAGTCGGGCATCGCGCCCGGACAGGCCTGCGTGCTCTATTCCGACGACGGCAACGAAGCGCGCGTCTTTGGCGGCGGCTTCATCGAGCGCTCAGAGCGCGGCGCCGAGGCCGAAGCCATGCTGACGAAGCTGGCGGCAAGGCCGGCGCAAATTCCGGCCGAATAA
- a CDS encoding Gfo/Idh/MocA family protein, protein MKPRIAVLGCGYWGSNHIRTLKALGALHAVSDANRARAEGFASEQDCLAIEPDQLFGRDDIDAIVMALPPQYHADLAVRAVESGKDVLVEKPIALTVADAERAVQAAKDNGRVFMVGHVLRFHPAFETLKGLIDKGELGEVRYIHSHRLGLGKFHTENDALWDLAPHDLSMILAITGTEPVEVRGEGAALLDNLSDFAHLHMRFPNGLRSHLFTSRLNPYRERRLTVVGTKAMAVFDDVEPWERKLAVYRHAVWQDSGQWAFTTNEPSYVAVAQGMPLTRELEHFIHCIETRGEPRTSGEEAIRVLRILTAGTVTHTKS, encoded by the coding sequence ATGAAGCCGCGCATTGCAGTCCTCGGTTGCGGATACTGGGGCAGCAACCATATCCGCACCCTCAAGGCGCTTGGCGCGCTGCACGCGGTTTCCGACGCCAACCGGGCGCGTGCCGAAGGCTTTGCCAGCGAACAGGATTGCCTGGCGATCGAGCCGGACCAACTGTTCGGTCGGGACGATATCGACGCCATCGTCATGGCCTTGCCGCCGCAGTACCATGCCGACCTTGCCGTACGCGCCGTCGAGAGCGGCAAGGACGTGCTGGTGGAAAAGCCGATCGCGCTGACGGTGGCGGATGCCGAGCGCGCGGTCCAGGCGGCCAAGGACAATGGGCGCGTCTTCATGGTCGGCCATGTCCTGCGTTTTCATCCCGCCTTCGAGACGCTGAAGGGGCTGATAGACAAGGGCGAGCTTGGCGAGGTCCGCTACATCCACTCGCACCGGCTTGGCCTCGGCAAGTTCCACACCGAGAACGATGCGCTGTGGGATCTGGCGCCGCACGATCTGTCGATGATCCTGGCCATCACCGGCACCGAGCCGGTCGAGGTGCGCGGCGAGGGTGCGGCACTCCTCGACAACCTGAGCGACTTCGCGCATCTGCACATGCGCTTTCCCAACGGCCTGCGCAGCCACCTCTTCACCTCGCGACTCAATCCCTATCGCGAGCGACGGTTGACCGTGGTCGGCACCAAGGCGATGGCGGTGTTCGACGATGTCGAGCCTTGGGAGCGCAAGCTTGCCGTCTACCGCCATGCGGTCTGGCAGGACAGCGGCCAATGGGCCTTCACCACCAACGAGCCCTCCTATGTCGCGGTCGCGCAAGGCATGCCGCTGACGCGCGAGCTGGAGCATTTCATCCACTGCATCGAGACGCGGGGCGAGCCGCGCACCAGCGGCGAGGAAGCGATCAGGGTGCTGCGCATCCTGACGGCGGGCACGGTCACCCACACCAAGTCCTGA
- a CDS encoding efflux RND transporter periplasmic adaptor subunit — MSWVAAFATFATPAQEAPLVTDPRQEAPFVRLVSAAPVTGSERGFTGVIAARVQSNLGFRVPGEIVERLVDVGQEVKAGQPLMRIDDTDLRLALSAKRNAVAAAPAAVVQTQPDERRYASLLGSGWVTPQRYEQAKAAMDTAQAQLAAAEADARVAENEAAYAVLLADADGTVVETLGEPGQVVAAGQPVIRTAKAGPREAVVALPETIRPAMGSVAEASVYGGDERRYSAHLRQLSDSADAQTRTYEARYVLDGEAAAAPLGATVTIRLASQVKQPEVQVPLGAVLDDGRKTGVWVLDSATSTAHFQAVQLVRVTSETAVISGQTVADAHVTNRSY; from the coding sequence ATGTCATGGGTGGCGGCATTCGCCACGTTTGCCACTCCTGCGCAGGAGGCTCCTTTGGTGACCGACCCAAGGCAGGAAGCGCCTTTCGTCAGACTCGTATCGGCAGCGCCGGTGACCGGATCAGAGCGCGGCTTCACCGGCGTCATCGCGGCGAGGGTGCAGAGCAATCTAGGCTTTCGGGTTCCCGGCGAGATCGTGGAACGATTGGTAGACGTCGGTCAGGAGGTCAAAGCCGGACAGCCGCTGATGCGGATTGACGACACCGATCTGCGCCTTGCGCTTTCGGCGAAACGCAACGCCGTTGCGGCTGCGCCCGCAGCAGTCGTTCAGACACAGCCGGATGAACGGCGATACGCCAGTTTGCTTGGCAGTGGGTGGGTTACACCGCAGCGCTACGAGCAGGCGAAGGCTGCGATGGATACCGCCCAAGCGCAACTTGCCGCCGCCGAAGCCGACGCACGGGTCGCCGAGAACGAGGCGGCCTATGCGGTCCTGTTGGCGGACGCGGATGGAACGGTGGTTGAAACGCTTGGCGAGCCGGGGCAGGTCGTCGCTGCCGGCCAGCCAGTGATCCGGACCGCCAAGGCCGGCCCACGCGAAGCGGTTGTCGCGCTTCCCGAAACGATCCGGCCGGCGATGGGCTCGGTAGCCGAGGCCAGCGTGTATGGTGGCGATGAGCGCCGTTATTCAGCGCATCTGCGGCAGCTGTCGGACTCCGCCGATGCCCAGACCCGCACGTATGAGGCGCGCTATGTGCTCGACGGTGAGGCTGCCGCGGCACCGCTTGGTGCGACGGTGACCATTCGGCTCGCAAGCCAGGTGAAACAGCCGGAGGTCCAGGTGCCGTTGGGAGCCGTGCTCGATGACGGGCGGAAGACCGGCGTTTGGGTGTTGGACAGCGCCACCTCAACCGCACACTTTCAGGCCGTCCAGCTTGTTCGTGTAACCAGCGAAACCGCTGTGATCTCCGGGCAGACGGTAGCGGATGCCCACGTAACCAATCGATCTTATTGA
- a CDS encoding TetR/AcrR family transcriptional regulator, with the protein MRVNRTQAAENRETVINVASRLFRERGFDGIGLKDLMKGAGLTQGAFYKQFESKEDLAAQASKRAMESATHRWSDATAANPENPLEAVISFYLSMGHRGERMDGCPIVALGSDAARQGQDVKASFEAGINEHLEILGRFIAEANGEQSNSKAMAILSTMVGAVLLSRVVNDHDLAQAFLDAATDQVREAVAA; encoded by the coding sequence ATGCGCGTGAACCGAACTCAAGCCGCGGAAAACCGCGAGACCGTCATCAATGTGGCAAGCCGCCTTTTTCGCGAGCGCGGCTTTGACGGCATTGGCCTCAAGGATCTGATGAAGGGTGCAGGACTGACGCAGGGCGCCTTTTACAAGCAATTCGAGTCAAAGGAGGACTTGGCAGCGCAGGCGTCCAAGCGGGCGATGGAGAGCGCCACCCACCGTTGGTCGGACGCAACTGCGGCAAACCCTGAGAATCCGCTCGAAGCAGTGATCTCCTTCTATCTCAGCATGGGCCATCGCGGAGAAAGGATGGACGGATGCCCGATCGTGGCACTCGGTTCGGATGCCGCCAGACAGGGCCAGGACGTGAAAGCGTCGTTCGAAGCAGGCATCAACGAGCATCTGGAGATCCTCGGCCGTTTCATTGCCGAGGCCAATGGCGAGCAGTCCAATAGCAAGGCCATGGCCATTCTCTCGACGATGGTCGGCGCGGTGCTCCTCTCGCGGGTCGTCAATGACCACGACCTTGCGCAGGCTTTTCTGGATGCAGCGACCGATCAGGTGCGCGAAGCAGTCGCCGCTTGA